A genome region from Erigeron canadensis isolate Cc75 chromosome 3, C_canadensis_v1, whole genome shotgun sequence includes the following:
- the LOC122592848 gene encoding uncharacterized protein LOC122592848, with protein MTLLMANSNASALQLTSGTIEQSQQTHMSMQNTNLSQQYRNRSDGPIAILWDMENCPVPSDIRPEDAAGNIRMALRVHPIINGVVTAFSAYGDFNGFPRRLREGCQRTGVRLIDVPNGRKDAADKAILVDMFLFALDNPPPSSIMLISGDVDFAPALHILGQRGYTVILAIPSGVGVSSALSNAGSFVWDWPSVVRGEGFVPPSRTVAPNRGLGPTEVANFFMGCQITDNSDFQNEEEAIVYRGVSQRYYNSKDFSMVSQSLAEYNSASCFPSTSRSYSLPSGLNDVPVRHVASYEQNDLMWVQPGDLIGLKGQLVKLLEMFNGCLPLGRLPAEYQKSFGRPLYVAEYGSVKLVNLLKKMDDRFAIEGKGQRKYVYLKKGLTGPNSSPSDVGKNDRKGKIAREVNLDVGSGVGSSDEFSEDERVVLEEQEESLDQFKFELQEILVSYSCRIFLGCFEAIYQQRYKRPLDFERFGVSELEDLFEKVDDVVSLLEEPVTKKKFLVAGGC; from the coding sequence ATGACCTTACTGATGGCTAATTCGAATGCATCAGCTTTGCAATTAACTTCAGGAACCATAGAACAAAGTCAACAAACACATATGTCAATGCAAAACACAAACTTATCTCAACAGTACCGTAATAGATCAGATGGTCCGATTGCCATACTTTGGGACATGGAGAATTGCCCTGTTCCTAGTGACATACGCCCCGAAGATGCGGCTGGTAATATCCGTATGGCCTTACGGGTCCACCCTATTATTAACGGAGTGGTAACTGCTTTTTCTGCTTATGGGGATTTCAATGGATTTCCTAGGCGTTTAAGAGAGGGATGTCAAAGGACGGGTGTCAGACTTATAGATGTGCCAAATGGGAGAAAGGATGCAGCTGATAAGGCGATATTGGTTGACATGTTTCTTTTTGCTCTTGATAATCCACCACCGTCTTCAATCATGTTGATTTCTGGTGATGTTGACTTTGCTCCCGCGCTTCACATACTTGGTCAACGTGGGTATACTGTGATTCTTGCGATTCCATCTGGGGTGGGTGTTTCGTCTGCATTGAGTAATGCTGGTAGTTTTGTTTGGGACTGGCCTAGTGTGGTTCGTGGAGAAGGGTTTGTGCCCCCCTCGAGAACCGTGGCTCCTAATCGGGGGTTGGGTCCTACCGAAGTGGCTAACTTTTTCATGGGGTGTCAGATAACTGACAACTCAGATTTTCAAAACGAAGAAGAAGCAATTGTATATAGAGGGGTCTCTCAAAGGTATTACAATTCTAAAGATTTTTCGATGGTATCACAGTCGTTGGCTGAATACAACAGTGCATCTTGTTTCCCTTCAACGTCAAGATCTTACAGTCTGCCGTCTGGTTTAAATGATGTGCCAGTACGACATGTGGCTTCTTATGAACAGAATGATTTAATGTGGGTTCAGCCGGGAGATCTGATTGGTTTAAAGGGCCAACTCGTGAAGCTCCTAGAAATGTTTAATGGTTGTTTGCCTCTTGGCCGTCTTCCTGCTGAATATCAGAAAAGTTTCGGGAGACCACTTTATGTTGCGGAATATGGATCTGTCAAACTCGTCaatcttttgaaaaaaatggaTGATAGATTCGCCATTGAAGGGAAAGGGCAGAGGAAATATGTGTATCTTAAGAAAGGTTTAACTGGGCCCAACTCCTCTCCATCAGATGTGGGAAAGAATGACAGGAAAGGGAAGATTGCCCGAGAAGTGAACTTGGATGTTGGCTCAGGTGTTGGATCTTCAGACGAGTTTTCTGAGGATGAAAGGGTAGTGTTGGAAGAGCAGGAAGAAAGCCTAGACCAGTTTAAGTTTGAGCTACAGGAGATTCTAGTGAGCTATTCATGTCGGATTTTCTTGGGTTGTTTTGAAGCGATCTATCAACAACGATACAAACGACCATTGGATTTTGAAAGATTTGGTGTGAGTGAATTGGAGGATCTGTTTGAAAAGGTGGATGATGTTGTGTCATTACTAGAGGAACCAGTAACCAAGAAGAAGTTCCTGGTGGCAGGTGGCTGCTAA
- the LOC122592574 gene encoding thioredoxin M3, chloroplastic, producing MANASSYCGYSFLCSQSVLRSSSSSLFPSSSNNNNNNIISFRTSKHSSKKNTLRVLSMIQRPSKAAEVTAKSWNTSVLDSKIPVLVEFYASWCGPCQMVHRVIDEVAAEYAGKIKCFVLNADQDPLITEEYDIKAVPIVLLFKNGEKCESVVGTMPKEFYVAAIERVLSSSS from the exons atgGCAAATGCATCATCATATTGCGGTTACTCCTTTTTATGTTCCCAATCTGTTTTacgatcttcttcttcttcattgtTTCCTTCTtcatctaataataataataataatattatatctttCCGTACATCCAAACACAGCAGTAAAAAAAACACTCTTCGTGTCCTCTCTATGATACAACGCCCATCCAAAG CTGCAGAAGTGACCGCAAAGTCATGGAACACATCGGTTCTAGACAGCAAGATCCCAGTACTGGTTGAGTTCTATGCCAGTTGGTGCGGACCATGCCAAATGGTGCACCGAGTGATTGATGAAGTTGCAGCCGAGTATGCTGGCAAGATCAAGTGTTTTGTGCTTAATGCTGACCAAGATCCACTAATTACAGAGGAATATGATATCAAAGCTGTACCCATTGTGCTTTTATTCAAGAACGGTGAGAAATGTGAGTCGGTGGTTGGGACCATGCCTAAAGAATTTTACGTTGCTGCTATTGAAAGGGTCTTGTCATCTTCGTCATGA